The window CGGTCGCGCAGACGTGCGTCTCCTTGGGCCCGTTCCAGTCGTACGGGTCGTTCAGGAACGCCTCGGCGACGTCCATCGTCGCGAAGTGCTGCGTCAACTCGGGCTGGCCCTTGATCCCGGTGAAGTCCAGGCTTCCCTCGTCGATCAGCGACCGCATCGCGACGTACGACCCGGCCTGCCGTTCCAGCAGCTCCGGCGTCAGCTTGACGCCGTCGTAGCGCACGGTCGCGTGCCGCTCCAGCCACTCCCGCGCCCCGCGCTTCTCCACCGGATCCGCCGCTTCGGCGCGCCGGACGATCTCCCACTGGTCGATCTCCTCGACGTCGATGCCGAACTGCCGCTGCCACTGGTCGGTGTTGGCGACGGCGGTGTTCATCCCCATCGGCCGGCCGCCGATCCGGCCGAACGTGCTGCCGCGCAGCTTCGCCACCGCGGCCGCGGCCCGGGCCCGCGTCCCGATCACGGCGACGACGTCCGAAGGATCGCCCCAGAGCCGGGTGTGCGGCCGCCCGATCTGGTCGAGCGCGCCGCCCGCGGCGAGCATCCCGACCATGCCGGGCTGCACCGGGTCGAGGTTCGCGACCAGCACCAGCGGCCCGCTGAGCGCGCCCGCGGCGAGCATCGTGAAGTGCGGGAACGCCCAGACGCAGTAGTGCAGCACGGTCAGGTCCACCCCGGCCGCCTCGACCTCGCGCGCGACCGACGTGGCCACCGTGTTGGCCGACACCGGTGCCGACGCCCGGACGACGTCGTGGCCCGCTTCGGCGAGCGCGGCGACCAGGCGGTCCTCGGTGCCGCGGACGAACCCCGCGATTCCACTGTGGACGTAGTCGCGGCCGTCGGAGAGGGAGATGACGCCGACGCGGGCCATCAGCCGTTGCCCTTCGCGTACACCTCGGCGGCGTTCGCCGGCGTGACGAGCTGGGTCGGCAGCAGCTGCGTCTTCGCCGGCTTGGCGCAGTCCACGAGGATGCTCTTCGCGGACGCGACGGCCTCGCGCCCGCCCGTCGGGTAGACGAACGTCGCCGCGAGGCGCCCGGCTTCCACCGCCTTGATCCCGCCGGACGGGATGGGCAGGCCGTCGATGCCGATGAACTTGATCTT of the Amycolatopsis sp. NBC_01488 genome contains:
- a CDS encoding L-fucose/L-arabinose isomerase family protein, with the protein product MARVGVISLSDGRDYVHSGIAGFVRGTEDRLVAALAEAGHDVVRASAPVSANTVATSVAREVEAAGVDLTVLHYCVWAFPHFTMLAAGALSGPLVLVANLDPVQPGMVGMLAAGGALDQIGRPHTRLWGDPSDVVAVIGTRARAAAAVAKLRGSTFGRIGGRPMGMNTAVANTDQWQRQFGIDVEEIDQWEIVRRAEAADPVEKRGAREWLERHATVRYDGVKLTPELLERQAGSYVAMRSLIDEGSLDFTGIKGQPELTQHFATMDVAEAFLNDPYDWNGPKETHVCATEADMDGALTMQLMKHLSGTPVLFADVRHYHADRDIWDLCNSGQHATWFAARSDDPAENLARVTLHPAVFFFPAGGASVHHIAAPGQMTLARLTRLDGRYRLQLMLGSFEDYDAATTSALAAQSTPEWPHAFARLDAPASTFLSRFGANHIHAVPGDHRAELRAVCELVGMNLDEFTRG